GGTGACGTTCGCGCCACGATTGGGTGCGGCAGACGACACCGTTACGATCGACAGCGGAATGCTGAAGGGTGAGAGATCAGGCACGGTCATCAGCTTCAAAGGCATACCCTATGCGGCGCCGCCGGTCGGTGATCTGAGATGGCGTAATCCCAGACCGATGAAGCCATGGAGCGGGACCAGGGATGCCCGCAATTTCGGTCCGTCCTGCATGCAGACGGACGACCTGCCGAAGTCAGAGGATTGTTTGACCCTCAATGTCTGGACACCCGTCAAGCGTGCCCGGACGCCGCTGCCGGTGATGGTTTGGATTTACGGCGGCGCTCTTGCCCATGGAAACACCCCTCAGTATCCCGGTGGCCAGCTGGCTGCCCGGAAAGTTGTGTTCGTCAGCATGAACTACCGCATGGGCCGGCTGGGTTATTTTGCCCATCCTGCACTTATGAAGGAAGCCCCTGACGAGCCCGTCGGCAACTATGGTTACATGGACCAGCTTGCAGCCTTGAAATGGGTCCAGCAAAATATCGAAGCCTTCGGCGGCGATCCGAAGAAAGTGACGATCTTCGGAGAGTCGGCAGGTGGCGGCTCGGTGATGGCGCACATGATATCGCCGTTGTCACGGGGGCTTTTCCGGGGCGCCATTCTACAGTCACCGGGTCTGCCTACCGCGCGTGCTGAGAGCACGCCTTTGTCTCCTTTAAAAGCAGCAGAGAAAACCGCGTTGGACTATGCGGCTTCTCTGGGAATCAACGGCAGCGATGCCGACGCTCTCACCGCCCTTCGGGCGCTGCCTGCGGAAAAGCTGACCGAAGGTGCATCGGCACAAGAGGTGCTGGCGGGAATGTCGACAGGCAAGCCCGTCATCGGCATCTCAGGCGCGATGATCGACGGACGGTTTTTGCTCGAAACGCCGGAAGCGGCTTTTGCGGCAGGCCGTCAAGCGCCGGTTCCCGTCATCGTCGGGGCAAATGATCGTGATCTCGGTCTTGGTCAGGCCGCGACGAAAGACGATCTCTTCGCACTATTCGGGAAGCATGCGGGCGAAGCCCGCACCCTTTACGATCCGACCGGCCAACAGACGCTCGCTGAGCTCAAGCAGCAGGTTCTGGCCGACAAGACGCTTGTCGAACCATCTCGCCACCTCGCTGACGAGATGATCCGCGCTGGTCAGCCGACGTGGTGGTATCGTTTCTCCTATGTCGCCGAGGCTCTCCGCAACGATCCGGCATGGAAAGGCACTCTGCACGGCTTCGAAATTCCATATACGCTCAACATTCCAAACGCACTTGTCAAAGATAAGGTGACACCTGCCGATTGGGCCATGGCCACATTGGCGAGTGACTACTGGGTCGAATTTGCAACGAAGGGTGACCCCAATGGCGGCTCCCGGCCAAAATGGCCTCACCACGACCCATCCGTCCACAGGGTCATCGACTTCACCAATCACGGCGTGACGTTCGGAGCAGATCCGCTGAAGCCGAGGCTCGACCTCTGGCAAAGCTATTGGCAGGAAAAGAAGTGACGGGTCGGTGCCTGTCGCTTAGCCCCGCCATCCGTAGGGCTCCAGTCCCGGCCGCAACAGACAGGCGCGCGTTCTCCACGTCCTCATGCTTTCAGCACTGAAAAGAACAGTAATCGCGGCTTGGTCGTGGTCG
This Rhizobium brockwellii DNA region includes the following protein-coding sequences:
- a CDS encoding carboxylesterase/lipase family protein — protein: MFVDGSRKFLLFLAVASCQVTFAPRLGAADDTVTIDSGMLKGERSGTVISFKGIPYAAPPVGDLRWRNPRPMKPWSGTRDARNFGPSCMQTDDLPKSEDCLTLNVWTPVKRARTPLPVMVWIYGGALAHGNTPQYPGGQLAARKVVFVSMNYRMGRLGYFAHPALMKEAPDEPVGNYGYMDQLAALKWVQQNIEAFGGDPKKVTIFGESAGGGSVMAHMISPLSRGLFRGAILQSPGLPTARAESTPLSPLKAAEKTALDYAASLGINGSDADALTALRALPAEKLTEGASAQEVLAGMSTGKPVIGISGAMIDGRFLLETPEAAFAAGRQAPVPVIVGANDRDLGLGQAATKDDLFALFGKHAGEARTLYDPTGQQTLAELKQQVLADKTLVEPSRHLADEMIRAGQPTWWYRFSYVAEALRNDPAWKGTLHGFEIPYTLNIPNALVKDKVTPADWAMATLASDYWVEFATKGDPNGGSRPKWPHHDPSVHRVIDFTNHGVTFGADPLKPRLDLWQSYWQEKK